A single Atopobiaceae bacterium DNA region contains:
- the gap gene encoding type I glyceraldehyde-3-phosphate dehydrogenase: MAVKVAINGFGRIGRLAFRQMFGHEGSEIVAINDLTSPEMLAHLLKYDTMHGNYAREHEVTFDDSSITVDGKQITIYKEKDAKDLPWGKLGVDVVLECTGFYTSKAKSQAHIDAGAKKVVISAPAGNDLPTIVYNVNHDILTADDDIISAASCTTNCLAPMAKALNDYAPIQSGIMSTIHAYTGDQMILDGPQRKGNLRRARAGAMNITPASSGAAKAIGLVLPDLNGKLIGSAQRVPVADGSTTLLYAVVKSDSEVTVDSVNAAMKAASDPETFGYNTDEIVSSDIIGMTYGSLFDATQTMVQPLDNGEYLVQVVSWYDNENSYTSQMVRTIKYFEKFVA, translated from the coding sequence ATGGCAGTCAAGGTTGCTATCAACGGTTTTGGTCGTATCGGCCGTCTCGCCTTCAGGCAGATGTTTGGCCATGAGGGCTCCGAGATCGTCGCCATCAACGACCTCACCTCCCCTGAGATGCTCGCCCACCTTCTGAAGTACGACACGATGCATGGCAACTATGCCCGTGAGCACGAGGTCACCTTCGATGACTCCTCCATCACGGTCGATGGCAAGCAGATCACCATCTACAAGGAGAAGGACGCCAAGGACCTCCCCTGGGGCAAGCTCGGTGTCGACGTCGTCCTCGAGTGCACCGGCTTCTACACCTCCAAGGCCAAGAGCCAGGCTCACATCGATGCCGGCGCCAAGAAGGTCGTCATCTCCGCTCCCGCAGGCAACGACCTGCCCACGATCGTCTACAACGTCAACCATGACATCCTGACGGCTGACGACGACATCATCTCCGCCGCCTCCTGCACCACCAACTGCCTCGCCCCCATGGCCAAGGCGCTCAACGACTATGCCCCCATCCAGAGCGGCATCATGAGCACCATCCACGCCTACACCGGCGACCAGATGATCCTCGACGGCCCCCAGCGCAAGGGCAACCTGCGTCGTGCCCGTGCCGGCGCCATGAACATCACCCCCGCCTCCTCGGGTGCCGCCAAGGCCATCGGCCTCGTGCTCCCCGACCTCAACGGCAAGCTCATCGGCTCCGCCCAGCGCGTCCCCGTGGCTGACGGCTCGACCACGCTCCTCTATGCCGTCGTGAAGTCCGACTCCGAGGTCACCGTCGACTCCGTCAACGCTGCCATGAAGGCCGCCTCCGACCCCGAGACCTTCGGCTACAACACCGACGAGATCGTCTCCTCCGACATCATCGGCATGACCTATGGCTCGCTCTTCGACGCCACGCAGACCATGGTCCAGCCGCTCGACAACGGCGAGTACCTCGTCCAGGTCGTCTCCTGGTACGACAACGAGAACTCCTACACCTCGCAGATGGTCCGTACCATCAAGTACTTCGAGAAGTTCGTCGCCTAA
- the rapZ gene encoding RNase adapter RapZ translates to MASDVVIITGMSGAGRTEAMHTFEDLGYYVIDNLPPSLILTLARVVGINTGVGRHLAIVCDLRSQGLFDELLGALDELYDHEMSYSILFLDATDEVLRRRFSSVRRRHPIASEGESTLSAIKRERVQLADVRARADYVIDTSSLKPLQLRRKIQSLYSELSDQQLLEVHVFSFGFKYGMPDEADLVIDVRFLPNPFYDPEMRHLTGMDEKVSTFVLERPETKRFLKAWYDLLDAVMPGYVSEGKSQLSIGIGCTGGQHRSVTLANSTAGYLAAQGYQVEVTHRDLPRAERA, encoded by the coding sequence ATGGCCTCCGACGTCGTGATCATCACCGGCATGAGCGGGGCCGGTCGCACCGAGGCCATGCATACCTTCGAGGACCTCGGCTACTACGTCATCGACAACCTCCCTCCCTCGCTCATCCTCACGCTCGCGCGGGTCGTGGGCATCAACACGGGGGTGGGGCGGCATCTCGCCATCGTGTGCGACCTCAGGAGCCAGGGCCTGTTCGACGAGCTCCTTGGGGCGCTCGACGAGCTCTACGACCATGAGATGAGCTACAGCATCCTCTTCCTCGACGCCACGGACGAGGTCCTGCGTCGCCGGTTCAGCTCCGTGCGACGCAGGCATCCCATCGCGTCCGAGGGCGAGTCGACGCTCTCGGCGATCAAGCGCGAGCGCGTCCAGCTCGCGGACGTCCGCGCGCGTGCCGACTATGTCATCGACACCTCCTCGCTCAAGCCGCTCCAGCTCAGGCGGAAGATCCAGTCGCTCTATTCGGAGCTCTCGGACCAGCAGCTCCTCGAGGTGCACGTCTTCTCGTTCGGCTTCAAGTACGGCATGCCCGACGAGGCCGACCTCGTCATCGACGTCCGCTTCCTGCCCAACCCCTTCTATGACCCCGAGATGCGGCACCTCACGGGCATGGACGAGAAGGTCTCGACGTTCGTCCTCGAGCGCCCCGAGACCAAGCGCTTCCTCAAGGCCTGGTACGACCTGCTCGACGCGGTCATGCCCGGCTATGTCTCCGAGGGGAAGTCACAGCTCTCCATAGGCATCGGATGCACCGGCGGGCAGCATCGCTCGGTCACGCTCGCCAACTCCACGGCCGGCTACCTCGCGGCCCAGGGCTACCAGGTCGAGGTCACCCATCGTGACCTCCCTCGTGCCGAGAGGGCCTGA
- a CDS encoding polyphosphate kinase 2 family protein: protein MELKDCRIDGSTHFKIDEHPTCMHMDKALKADYVARTEANNQRMSELQDKLYAEGREGVVILLQAMDAAGKDSTIKHVMSGVNPQGVDVFSFKQPSTEELAHGYLWRASRELPRRGKIALYNRSYYEDVLVVRVHDLRKGYSMPDRCLDLPEKEFFDHRFDQIRSFEEYLYDNGYRVLKIFLNVGLEEQKRRFLARIDDESKNWKFSSSDLKERARWPQYMQAYEDAINGTSTKHSPWFCIPADQKWFARWLVSEAVVDVLEECDPHYPKLPKEQREQLASYKSELMGTAEEDGPTEGTE from the coding sequence ATGGAACTCAAGGACTGCCGCATCGACGGATCGACCCACTTCAAGATCGACGAGCACCCCACCTGCATGCACATGGACAAGGCCCTGAAGGCAGACTACGTGGCACGGACCGAGGCCAACAACCAGCGCATGAGCGAGCTGCAGGACAAGCTCTATGCCGAGGGTCGCGAGGGCGTGGTGATCCTGCTCCAGGCCATGGACGCAGCTGGCAAGGACTCGACGATCAAGCATGTCATGAGCGGCGTGAACCCCCAGGGGGTCGACGTCTTCAGCTTCAAGCAGCCCTCGACCGAGGAGCTGGCACACGGCTACCTCTGGCGCGCGTCGCGCGAGCTTCCCCGCCGAGGCAAGATCGCCCTCTACAACCGTTCGTACTACGAGGACGTGCTCGTGGTGCGCGTGCATGACCTGAGGAAGGGCTATTCCATGCCCGACCGGTGCCTCGACCTCCCCGAGAAGGAGTTCTTCGACCACCGGTTCGACCAGATCAGGTCGTTCGAGGAGTATCTCTATGACAACGGGTACCGCGTGCTCAAGATCTTCCTGAACGTCGGCCTCGAGGAGCAGAAGCGGCGCTTCCTCGCGCGCATCGACGACGAGAGCAAGAACTGGAAGTTCTCGAGCTCCGACCTCAAGGAGCGCGCCCGTTGGCCCCAGTACATGCAGGCCTACGAGGATGCCATCAACGGCACGTCCACCAAGCACAGCCCCTGGTTCTGCATCCCAGCCGACCAGAAGTGGTTTGCCCGTTGGCTCGTCTCGGAGGCCGTGGTCGACGTCCTCGAGGAGTGCGACCCGCACTATCCCAAGCTCCCCAAGGAGCAGCGCGAGCAGCTGGCAAGCTACAAGAGCGAGCTCATGGGCACGGCCGAGGAGGACGGGCCGACCGAGGGAACCGAGTAG
- the uvrC gene encoding excinuclease ABC subunit UvrC, with translation MTSPGRFAARGARGGEARVSEAPSLARQVESVPTDPGCYLWKDASGNVLYVGKAKNLRARMRQYVQQTDDRAMIPLLMAEVASFDYVVVTSEHEALVLEINLIQQYRPPYNVDLKDDKSYPFIALTKGDVFPAIKYTRERHKAGTRYFGPYTDARAARETVDIVRRVVPLCSAGCAEWRRVKRMADAHPDDASLLTMSCSEDGRPCFDYHVGRGPGVCCGAISPEEYADNVAQVERFLSGHRGGFVSELTSEMQEAADGLDFERASRIKRRLEVIEGLDDKQQVVFPTALDADVLGFWREETIAGACVFVVREGRVVRTCEFILDKGLDVGEQELVSGFVKRYYGHTGDLPLEVDVSVALDDAEALEAWLSDLRGRKVCLHVPKRGEKAHLRQMADANAHHALMRYELRTGYEDRRSNLALTELESALALDEAPMRIECFDVSTIHGNFTVASMVVFTGGHPDKGQYRRFKVRTELDEANDFVSMGEVLARRYSPERMADERFGSKPDLLILDGGKPQLTAAMEQLAALGLDIPVAGLAKSDEELFVPWDDTPVVLPSGSASLYLVKRVRDEAHRFAITFHRELRDKAMTKSVLDEVEGLGPKRKKALLKAFGGMRRLRGATLEQISAVDGIPDAVARNVFETLRGWDAELAKGRKAAGDDDGRG, from the coding sequence ATGACGTCCCCCGGGCGGTTCGCGGCACGAGGGGCCAGGGGAGGGGAGGCCCGCGTGTCCGAGGCACCATCTTTGGCGAGGCAGGTGGAGTCCGTGCCCACGGACCCTGGCTGCTACCTCTGGAAGGACGCGTCCGGCAACGTCCTCTACGTGGGGAAGGCCAAGAACCTCCGTGCACGCATGCGCCAGTACGTGCAGCAGACCGACGACCGGGCGATGATACCGCTCCTCATGGCCGAGGTCGCGAGCTTCGACTACGTCGTGGTCACCTCGGAGCACGAGGCCCTCGTGCTCGAGATCAACCTCATCCAGCAGTACCGCCCTCCCTACAACGTCGACCTCAAGGATGACAAGAGCTACCCGTTCATCGCGCTCACCAAGGGCGACGTGTTCCCGGCCATCAAGTACACGCGCGAGCGTCACAAGGCGGGGACCAGGTACTTCGGTCCCTATACCGATGCCCGTGCCGCACGCGAGACGGTGGACATCGTGCGGCGGGTCGTGCCCCTGTGCTCGGCAGGCTGTGCCGAGTGGCGTCGCGTCAAGCGCATGGCGGACGCGCACCCCGACGACGCCAGCCTCCTCACCATGTCGTGCTCCGAGGATGGAAGGCCATGCTTCGACTACCACGTGGGGCGCGGCCCCGGGGTCTGCTGCGGGGCCATCTCGCCCGAGGAGTATGCGGACAACGTCGCCCAGGTGGAGCGGTTCCTCTCGGGTCATCGGGGCGGGTTCGTCTCGGAGCTCACGTCCGAGATGCAGGAGGCGGCGGACGGCCTCGACTTCGAGAGGGCCTCGCGCATCAAGCGCCGGCTCGAGGTCATCGAGGGCCTCGACGACAAGCAGCAGGTGGTGTTCCCGACCGCCCTCGATGCCGACGTGCTCGGCTTCTGGCGCGAGGAGACGATCGCGGGCGCCTGCGTCTTCGTGGTCCGCGAGGGCAGGGTGGTCCGCACCTGCGAGTTCATCCTCGACAAAGGTCTCGACGTGGGTGAGCAGGAGCTGGTCTCGGGCTTCGTCAAGCGCTACTACGGCCATACCGGCGACCTCCCCCTCGAGGTCGACGTGTCCGTGGCCCTCGACGATGCCGAGGCGCTCGAGGCATGGCTCTCCGACCTGCGCGGGCGCAAGGTCTGCCTCCATGTCCCCAAGCGGGGCGAGAAGGCCCACCTCCGACAGATGGCCGATGCCAACGCGCACCATGCCCTCATGCGCTACGAGCTGCGTACGGGCTATGAGGACCGGCGCTCCAACCTCGCGCTCACCGAGCTCGAGAGCGCGCTCGCCCTGGACGAGGCACCCATGCGCATCGAATGCTTCGACGTGTCGACCATCCATGGCAACTTCACGGTGGCGTCGATGGTCGTCTTCACGGGAGGGCACCCCGACAAGGGCCAGTACCGGCGCTTCAAGGTGCGCACGGAGCTCGACGAGGCCAATGACTTCGTCTCGATGGGCGAGGTCCTGGCAAGGCGCTACTCGCCTGAGCGCATGGCTGACGAGCGCTTCGGGTCGAAGCCCGACCTGCTCATTCTCGATGGCGGGAAGCCCCAGCTCACCGCAGCCATGGAACAGCTTGCGGCGCTTGGCCTCGATATCCCCGTGGCAGGTCTCGCCAAGTCGGACGAGGAGCTGTTCGTGCCGTGGGACGACACGCCCGTGGTCCTTCCCAGCGGGTCCGCCTCGCTCTACCTCGTGAAGCGCGTGCGCGACGAGGCCCACCGGTTCGCCATCACCTTCCATCGCGAGCTTCGCGACAAGGCCATGACCAAGTCCGTCCTCGACGAGGTGGAGGGCCTCGGTCCCAAGAGGAAGAAGGCCTTGCTCAAGGCATTCGGCGGGATGCGGAGGCTACGCGGGGCGACCCTGGAGCAAATCTCGGCCGTGGACGGCATCCCCGATGCGGTGGCCCGGAACGTCTTCGAGACCCTGCGTGGATGGGACGCCGAGCTCGCGAAGGGCCGCAAGGCGGCAGGGGATGACGACGGGAGGGGCTGA
- a CDS encoding ATP-grasp domain-containing protein codes for MSKTGPMAGQGTSGKSQGPRHDLVPVVIGGDIGVYAIGREFHEAFGTKVACVSDGCIGAIRHSSIFEQHEVPDLEPDTIARALSQIGEAAPDAHVVVMHNTDHLVDVLGQVADDLPSNVTCAIPGKEPCRLLSDKVTFAQCCRQHGLDVPETEVAHLAGSSPIEPTCIPFPLVAKPAVSAAYAHLLRQGFKKVYFIHAQHELDELWGQLRDVGFEGDFLVQELIEGDDTYMDSLTIYMGANGKATMLGSAQVLLEDHAPTMLGNPVVMVTRPMPELWEKVEAMLADVGYHGFANFDIKRNRRDGRSVFLEMNPRIGRNSFYNLAAGVNPMRVLVDDVVDGIDAGCLKAEEKILYTLVPTSLIPTYLRDPDLLAEVRALIAEKRVFDPQRYQADSGPRRMLDVELTERNQVRKFARYYPEPTDTSF; via the coding sequence ATGTCGAAGACGGGACCGATGGCAGGGCAAGGAACCTCTGGGAAGTCCCAGGGGCCGCGACATGACCTGGTCCCCGTCGTCATCGGAGGTGACATCGGGGTCTATGCCATAGGCCGCGAGTTCCATGAGGCCTTTGGGACCAAGGTCGCCTGCGTCTCGGACGGCTGCATCGGGGCCATCCGCCACTCCTCCATCTTCGAGCAGCATGAGGTCCCCGACCTCGAGCCCGACACCATCGCCCGCGCGCTGTCACAGATCGGCGAGGCTGCGCCCGACGCGCACGTCGTCGTGATGCACAACACGGACCATCTCGTCGACGTCCTCGGCCAGGTCGCTGACGACCTCCCGTCCAACGTCACCTGCGCGATTCCCGGCAAGGAACCCTGCAGGCTCCTCTCGGACAAGGTCACGTTCGCCCAGTGCTGCCGCCAGCACGGCCTGGACGTCCCCGAGACCGAGGTCGCCCACCTTGCCGGCAGCTCGCCGATCGAGCCGACGTGCATACCCTTCCCGCTCGTGGCCAAGCCCGCCGTCTCGGCAGCCTATGCGCACCTCCTGCGCCAGGGGTTCAAGAAGGTCTACTTCATCCATGCCCAGCATGAGCTCGACGAGCTCTGGGGGCAGCTGCGCGACGTCGGGTTCGAGGGGGACTTCCTCGTCCAGGAGCTCATCGAGGGCGACGACACCTACATGGACTCGCTCACCATCTATATGGGGGCCAACGGCAAGGCGACCATGCTCGGCAGCGCGCAGGTCCTTCTCGAGGACCACGCCCCCACCATGCTCGGCAATCCCGTGGTCATGGTCACGCGCCCGATGCCCGAGCTCTGGGAGAAGGTCGAGGCGATGCTGGCCGACGTCGGCTATCACGGCTTCGCGAACTTCGACATCAAGCGCAACAGGAGGGATGGCCGCTCGGTCTTCCTCGAGATGAACCCCCGCATCGGGAGGAACTCGTTCTATAACCTCGCCGCCGGAGTGAACCCGATGCGCGTGCTCGTCGACGATGTGGTCGACGGCATCGACGCGGGCTGCCTCAAGGCGGAGGAGAAGATCCTCTACACGCTCGTGCCCACGAGCCTCATCCCGACCTACCTGCGCGACCCCGACCTGCTTGCCGAGGTGCGCGCCCTCATCGCCGAGAAGCGGGTGTTCGACCCCCAGCGCTACCAGGCCGACTCAGGTCCGAGGCGCATGCTCGACGTCGAGCTCACGGAGCGCAACCAGGTCAGGAAGTTCGCCCGGTACTA